A single region of the Neisseriaceae bacterium genome encodes:
- a CDS encoding aldehyde dehydrogenase family protein, with amino-acid sequence MQLNNQFLLKNQCLINGQWVENGAHRIKVFNPSNGELIESVPSVSETQISFAISSASKAIETWKHLAADERSILLRKWYSLIMANESDLAQIMSNEQGKPIEEALQEVRYGASYVEWFAEEAKRINGDILPGKSVNNRIFVTKEPVGVCGLITPWNFPNAMIARKMAPALAAGCTIIAKPSEETPLSAFALAELACVAGFPKGVINIITGDAKKIGEFLTSSPLVHKISFTGSTKVGEVLKAQCIPTHKRTSMELGGNAPFIIFNDANLEKAVHSLMHAKFRNSGQTCISANRVLVQKKIFPQFIEAVKQAVSELIIGDPYVQDVKIGPLINEVAVKKVDRLVQDAIRNGAELIVGGQVSELGSCFYEPTILIDIRSDMAIFNEEIFGPVLAILTFDEEEEILELANHTNAGLAAYLFTKDVTRIFRISRELQFGMIGVNTGSISYASVPFGGAKYSGEGREGSKYGIEEYLELKSIVLTSV; translated from the coding sequence ATGCAATTAAATAATCAATTTCTTTTAAAAAACCAATGTTTAATTAATGGCCAGTGGGTGGAAAATGGGGCACATAGAATAAAAGTATTTAATCCTTCTAATGGTGAATTGATAGAGAGTGTTCCATCCGTTTCAGAAACACAAATATCGTTTGCAATAAGTTCTGCCTCAAAAGCAATAGAAACATGGAAACATTTGGCTGCTGATGAAAGAAGCATTCTCCTGAGAAAATGGTACAGTCTTATTATGGCTAATGAATCGGATTTAGCACAAATCATGAGTAATGAGCAAGGTAAGCCTATTGAAGAAGCTTTACAAGAAGTAAGGTATGGAGCATCTTATGTAGAGTGGTTTGCAGAAGAAGCAAAAAGGATAAATGGGGATATTTTGCCAGGAAAAAGTGTGAATAATAGAATATTTGTGACTAAAGAACCTGTTGGTGTTTGTGGTTTGATTACACCCTGGAATTTCCCTAATGCAATGATTGCAAGAAAGATGGCTCCTGCCTTGGCTGCTGGATGTACTATTATTGCCAAACCATCAGAGGAAACCCCTTTGTCTGCATTCGCACTAGCAGAATTGGCATGTGTAGCAGGATTCCCTAAGGGGGTTATTAACATAATTACTGGAGATGCTAAGAAAATAGGTGAATTTTTAACTTCTAGTCCGTTAGTACACAAAATATCTTTTACAGGATCGACTAAAGTTGGTGAAGTCTTAAAAGCACAATGTATACCAACACACAAAAGGACTTCAATGGAATTGGGGGGCAATGCACCTTTTATAATTTTCAATGATGCGAACTTAGAAAAGGCAGTCCATAGTTTGATGCATGCAAAATTTAGAAATTCAGGACAAACCTGTATTTCTGCAAATCGTGTGTTGGTACAAAAAAAGATTTTTCCACAGTTTATCGAGGCAGTTAAACAGGCAGTTTCAGAATTAATTATTGGGGATCCCTATGTACAAGATGTAAAGATTGGCCCCTTGATTAATGAAGTAGCTGTTAAAAAAGTCGATAGGTTAGTGCAAGATGCGATACGAAATGGTGCAGAATTGATTGTAGGGGGTCAGGTATCTGAGTTAGGCTCATGTTTTTATGAGCCAACGATTTTAATTGATATTAGATCAGATATGGCGATTTTTAATGAAGAAATATTTGGTCCGGTGCTTGCTATATTAACTTTTGACGAAGAAGAAGAAATTCTTGAATTGGCTAATCATACCAATGCTGGATTGGCAGCATATTTGTTTACTAAAGATGTCACAAGAATATTTCGTATTTCCAGAGAACTACAATTTGGGATGATAGGTGTTAATACTGGGAGTATTTCTTATGCCTCTGTCCCTTTTGGTGGTGCTAAATATTCTGGAGAGGGTAGAGAAGGTTCTAAGTATGGGATAGAAGAATACCTTGAATTAAAAAGTATTGTGCTTACGAGTGTATAA